The proteins below are encoded in one region of Chitinophagales bacterium:
- a CDS encoding APC family permease: protein MATHQLSKQIGLFTGIAFVVGGVIGMGAFVLIPLICAKAYGAAWLSITIAVVINLLSVFPLIQLSAAYPVAGGGYEYGKLFFGRTTGIVFSAWALMGGAASVALVAYGLVESFQTVMHIPLSNHLLSILLILLFWGVFLTGVKTLAALQIAMVVQMLLAILLYTLPTLLEHYNQVQFSLPTEGGSFFMAIVFSFNICLGFQIIMELGEEMEDPKRNIPLSLLIGGGIVWLVYILITAAYIGAVGVENLSLKPEMVSTVDAILPAWAIYFVRLGIISAGVTCFVGAGLAIPREVFVLSRDRVLPSKFSEVSKNGTPKHAVNFFFSLVCVLLLVGEVFEQTGILVYFFGKDTIEFYGFLTIIGIMALGGGVSLVALRLQTQMPDALEKAYIKFHPLLLKFLVAISILASLFLIALVSTKWLVPACFAGVTILAMIMAKVLEKDPNL, encoded by the coding sequence ATGGCAACTCATCAACTTTCGAAACAAATAGGGTTATTTACAGGCATTGCTTTTGTAGTAGGCGGAGTAATTGGCATGGGCGCATTTGTGCTTATTCCATTAATTTGTGCCAAAGCCTATGGTGCAGCTTGGTTAAGCATCACTATTGCAGTGGTAATAAATTTACTCAGTGTTTTTCCGCTTATTCAGCTTTCGGCTGCGTACCCGGTGGCTGGTGGTGGTTACGAGTACGGAAAACTATTTTTTGGTAGAACAACAGGTATTGTATTCAGCGCTTGGGCACTGATGGGCGGAGCAGCCTCGGTAGCATTAGTGGCTTATGGTTTGGTAGAGAGCTTCCAAACGGTGATGCACATTCCACTTTCAAACCATTTGCTTTCTATTTTATTGATACTGCTATTTTGGGGTGTTTTTTTAACGGGTGTAAAAACATTGGCAGCATTGCAGATTGCCATGGTGGTGCAAATGTTGCTTGCAATTTTACTTTATACATTACCAACATTATTAGAGCACTACAATCAAGTACAGTTTTCATTACCCACAGAGGGGGGAAGTTTTTTTATGGCAATTGTTTTCTCCTTTAATATCTGTTTAGGTTTTCAGATTATTATGGAGTTGGGAGAAGAAATGGAAGACCCTAAACGGAATATTCCACTTTCGTTGTTGATTGGAGGTGGCATAGTTTGGCTGGTATATATTTTAATTACGGCTGCATACATTGGTGCTGTGGGTGTAGAAAATTTATCGTTGAAACCGGAAATGGTTTCAACTGTCGATGCCATTCTTCCAGCATGGGCAATTTATTTTGTACGACTTGGCATTATTAGTGCAGGCGTAACTTGTTTTGTGGGAGCAGGACTGGCCATTCCCCGCGAAGTGTTTGTGCTTTCGCGCGATAGAGTGTTGCCTTCTAAATTTTCGGAGGTAAGTAAAAATGGAACGCCTAAACATGCCGTAAATTTTTTCTTTTCGCTGGTGTGTGTGTTATTGTTGGTAGGAGAGGTGTTTGAACAAACGGGCATACTCGTCTATTTTTTCGGGAAAGATACTATTGAGTTTTACGGATTCCTTACCATCATTGGTATTATGGCACTGGGCGGAGGTGTGTCATTAGTAGCATTGCGATTGCAAACCCAAATGCCGGATGCATTAGAAAAGGCATACATAAAGTTTCATCCCTTATTGCTGAAATTTTTAGTGGCGATTTCTATATTGGCTTCATTGTTTTTAATAGCATTGGTAAGCACTAAATGGCTGGTGCCTGCTTGTTTTGCAGGTGTTACAATTTTAGCAATGATTATGGCAAAAGTATTAGAAAAAGACCCTAATTTGTAA